In the Methanoregula sp. genome, one interval contains:
- a CDS encoding SGNH/GDSL hydrolase family protein, translating to MDTKFFTIAPQMKDYLDTAHVHMPYVMHMNRPSVSSPYFSTDSFGFRTTLHQGKPLALSDYYGKQHSGRRAALVGDSTSFGVGATSDVNSISSLLNNQTGYTWFNFSGRTFQSTQELILYLLYRPPDVEKIIILSGINNFDLAYRWFGDIHTYIPPYHLQNLYQDLLLSPSKNAVVPRIRKYFRNLTRQLIKGKGLDPGKTTPDDTRSFCPEFIRNRLYYGATVFPDLLKDPSGLTRSLERFRRDMEIWSDITQNGEKCRVTFILQPIAEWNKKTLSPEEKMLFDLVKQQRGVNWAKVSSYLLGNEEKYRSAVKRICQETGIDFIDANDIECFKTEEWLFLDRYHLTDRGQKIMADVISEKINGMRKNDS from the coding sequence ATGGACACAAAGTTTTTCACTATTGCCCCGCAGATGAAAGATTATCTGGATACTGCACATGTTCACATGCCATATGTCATGCATATGAACCGGCCTAGTGTGAGTTCCCCCTACTTCTCAACGGATAGTTTTGGCTTTCGCACGACACTCCACCAGGGAAAACCCCTCGCGCTATCCGATTATTATGGAAAGCAACATTCAGGCAGACGAGCCGCACTGGTAGGAGACAGCACAAGTTTTGGTGTTGGGGCAACTTCTGATGTCAATTCGATCTCCAGCCTCCTGAATAACCAAACCGGCTATACATGGTTTAACTTTTCCGGCAGGACGTTTCAGTCCACACAGGAACTCATCCTGTATCTCCTTTATCGGCCTCCGGATGTTGAGAAAATTATAATCCTGTCCGGGATAAATAATTTCGACTTAGCGTACCGGTGGTTTGGGGATATTCATACGTATATCCCCCCCTACCACCTTCAGAATCTGTATCAGGATCTCCTTCTCTCCCCTTCAAAGAATGCGGTCGTACCACGGATAAGAAAGTATTTCCGGAATCTGACACGTCAATTAATTAAGGGTAAGGGATTGGATCCAGGTAAAACCACTCCAGATGATACCCGTTCCTTCTGCCCTGAATTTATCAGAAACAGGTTGTATTATGGTGCAACAGTATTTCCAGATCTTCTCAAAGATCCATCAGGTCTTACCCGATCCCTTGAGCGGTTCAGGAGGGATATGGAGATCTGGTCTGATATTACCCAAAATGGGGAAAAATGCCGGGTGACATTTATTCTCCAACCGATAGCCGAATGGAATAAAAAAACCCTCTCTCCTGAAGAAAAAATGTTGTTTGATCTGGTAAAACAACAACGCGGAGTGAACTGGGCAAAAGTTTCTTCTTATTTATTGGGTAATGAAGAAAAATATCGGAGTGCAGTAAAAAGGATCTGTCAGGAGACGGGAATCGATTTCATCGATGCCAATGATATTGAATGTTTCAAAACCGAAGAATGGCTCTTCCTTGACCGGTATCATCTTACTGACCGGGGGCAGAAGATCATGGCAGATGTTATCAGTGAGAAAATAAACGGGATGAGGAAAAATGACTCTTAA
- a CDS encoding glycosyltransferase, translating to MTLKISIGMNLRTGPWGGGNQFGQALSEYLMDKGHQVVFSLNDQDIDIILLCEPRKSTAICAFNHKDILWYLLLKNRNALVVHRINECDERKGTTNMNNLIMNANTCADHTIFISRWLQELYKSRGMVPVHSNVIMNGADQKIFNNFQYRKWNTREPLKVVTHHWGGGGLKGYDIYKKFDEILMDKSMAAGYEFTYIGKLPKNITFNNSHHIQPLAGVELASEIQKHHVYLTASQYEPAGMHHIEGALCGLPVLYRDTGGAIPEYCHYFGIEFNEENFQEKLHEMTEKYECWVKRMESYPYTAEKMCHEYLTLFNHMVRNREEYLQSRTWLKNPFCLLKNIVMS from the coding sequence ATGACTCTTAAGATCAGTATTGGGATGAACCTCCGGACCGGTCCCTGGGGAGGGGGGAACCAGTTTGGGCAGGCTTTATCAGAATATCTCATGGACAAAGGTCATCAAGTTGTCTTTAGCCTAAATGATCAAGATATCGACATCATCCTGTTATGTGAGCCACGGAAAAGCACGGCAATTTGCGCTTTTAATCACAAAGACATTTTATGGTATTTGCTCCTAAAAAACCGTAATGCACTGGTTGTTCACCGGATAAACGAATGTGATGAACGGAAGGGGACAACCAATATGAACAACCTGATTATGAATGCAAATACCTGTGCCGACCATACGATTTTTATATCCCGCTGGCTTCAGGAATTATACAAATCAAGAGGCATGGTGCCTGTACACTCAAATGTGATCATGAACGGTGCGGATCAAAAAATTTTCAATAATTTTCAATATAGGAAATGGAATACGCGTGAGCCGCTAAAAGTAGTAACTCATCATTGGGGTGGAGGAGGACTGAAAGGATATGATATCTATAAGAAATTTGATGAGATCCTTATGGACAAATCGATGGCAGCAGGGTATGAATTTACTTATATTGGAAAACTCCCAAAAAACATTACCTTCAATAATTCTCACCACATTCAGCCTCTTGCCGGTGTCGAGTTGGCATCTGAAATTCAGAAACATCATGTCTACCTGACAGCATCGCAGTACGAGCCGGCGGGAATGCATCATATCGAGGGGGCCCTTTGCGGTCTTCCCGTGCTTTATCGCGATACTGGTGGAGCGATACCGGAATATTGTCACTACTTTGGCATTGAATTCAATGAAGAAAACTTCCAGGAAAAATTGCATGAAATGACAGAAAAATACGAATGCTGGGTCAAAAGAATGGAAAGTTACCCGTATACTGCTGAAAAAATGTGTCATGAATATCTCACATTATTCAACCACATGGTAAGGAACCGCGAAGAGTATCTGCAATCCCGGACGTGGCTAAAAAACCCATTCTGTCTTCTGAAGAATATTGTGATGAGTTAG